The following coding sequences are from one Amphiprion ocellaris isolate individual 3 ecotype Okinawa chromosome 19, ASM2253959v1, whole genome shotgun sequence window:
- the samd9l gene encoding sterile alpha motif domain-containing protein 9-like: MADQPEQSPKNWSETHVSTWLRSIGVKEPYIEKLYEEEVDGQILLTLNEDFLKSKISMKSGPAHLIIQKRDELLKDQQKSQEKKKPSSGKKTEVEQKSSQKSVPATSEDPPTQTPVSNQEVFEKKKCNLISKEDCKPRPFDKEGIDFIYVKHRVLQPESGAFNLTSPCHEFKSLSVAASLDRTRLQAKFAKEVLKFATGCMNIRSNGTIHFGVMDSKEDAEYVHGEITGVPVKEKDIYVDALDYIERCFSSDKEHVRQCVRPPRFIEVMDQSEEKRYVVEVDIVPSLSIVRGKVYAVRLPNFKESTNKVEFEKEVILRRVGSKTEPVSDKDLSDFYQRVKDRDAQRDEAEKNQFLSAPGICQDLGRKLTMLMTSGKKFIETEKWFILVTNKFKPDDLCNIDWLLNMNIFCVFDFDPDSKISGLCSKYLQHHAANMHFLQSYRISGGTTIKEFTSHLHLFDQTSWIFCNGRTDFKGNETPCDEMTWIKTKMTLLRESVSLICKQILPKGTFQVIFLVTSPVEKPLLHTFYEFFTDMEGHEDIICICESEKNFQKWQSFAEGSCGKETVDNSSVVGMKMSHINATLQHVQPMKACASKHLPVFVKGKCLLETNEEEQMYSLEILTVNHCDETSKDFIDEEKANIESQFLRGGGVTWLNFWLAEHKYVGEVVERDAYHETSRLLKDALKNYADQTPVNIINIYHHPGSGGSTVARQVLWNNREDLRCAVVKPSHSAAVVAQHAVELRQYEETDPQWCLPVLLLIEDSDKEYLDDLRNELEVAINSKQIQYGTLCFILLSCRRSHDPETRCNESPLKNVAVTHKLSAQEKRKFAGKRKELEELGYEPEFILTFVLMSQEFSVDYVRQFVKHLLQDIDHRSVVTRLMHYVALLNTYVQNSFISQSHCEALLDLTIRLERFRQHTFEKSLSDQAKLVFLHLRDEKTHIKSIRIIHPLVAKEILQQLCGTQQTQSTLAMNLLCENVLFEHRFGRDEYLTFLRHLFLRRARISKGDEYDSFFSPLIDHVRENEKSPGTAIELLKEAFERFHKDPFFAQQLARLLYTYEKFEEAKHWAETAAKQLPNNSYILDTKGQVYRKWFQAKCKAIDNMPKTPQNTAHAVETALKALECFQECERAADADMENMNSSGYFSEVEVGCSLLKLISSLQVFANRVNGHSECMKYLLTDYIPEEVEDAWQPFHDRLKKLHRTMQDALEWISEDLSYWQTDIGEDEEETPERPEEKICHPLTWLTKKSSEYGKYFSEAYSTALLQQGKSIPANLTPFQKRMIIYHLGGGNIISILSKLTDQSNGVGLLEGILSLYPSNPIKAKFGQRDIINYIVSHISLYCLSPQTPKVAPLKDLQALCCQFPSDKRRCLPSALFLLTLLFWPEDYDSDREKESKYEIVQSAVEHLEKGYWTKMKDIPQRKRRIYTHFFLGNGTGLDKFVHKRKFQRITKGFSVSEKRMKWFRGEALKMPEITVMLKRVSGWTEDGVVYLEGPQKKKFSILPIYVPSVPHSNENITFNVGFTFRGPVACNIIVNE; this comes from the exons ATGG CTGACCAACCTGAGCAGTCACCCAAGAACTGGAGTGAAACTCATGTAAGCACCTGGCTACGATCCATTGGGGTAAAGGAGCCATACATAGAAAAGCTCTATGAAGAAGAAGTAGATGGACAAATCCTCCTCACGCTGAATGAGGACTTTTTGAAATCAAAGATTTCCATGAAATCTGGTCCCGCTCATTTGATTATTCAAAAACGAGATGAGCTTCTCAAGGATCAGCAAAAGAGTCAGGAGAAGAAAAAGCCCTCTAGTGGGAAAAAAACTGAGGTGGAGCAGAAGAGCAGTCAGAAATCAGTTCCTGCAACAAGCGAAGATCCTCCAACACAGACCCCTGTCAGCAATCAGGAAGTCTTtgagaagaaaaaatgcaatctGATTTCAAAGGAAGACTGCAAACCCCGACCATTTGATAAAGAAGGGATTGATTTCATATATGTAAAGCACAGAGTCCTGCAGCCGGAATCTGGTGCTTTTAATCTGACATCTCCATGCCATGAATTTAAATCTCTTTCAGTAGCTGCTTCGTTGGACCGCACAAGACTCCAAGCTAAGTTCGCCAAAGAGGTTCTAAAATTTGCGACTGGCTGTATGAATATCAGATCCAATGGTACAATACACTTTGGTGTGATGGACAGCAAGGAGGATGCAGAATATGTGCACGGTGAGATAACTGGTGTCCCAGTGAAAGAGAAGGACATTTATGTTGATGCTTTGGACTACATTGAGAGGTGCTTCTCCTCTGACAAGGAGCATGTACGCCAGTGTGTGCGACCACCAAGGTTCATTGAGGTTATGGATCAAAGTGAAGAGAAGAGGTATGTGGTGGAGGTTGACATTGTGCCCTCACTCAGTATTGTTAGGGGAAAGGTGTATGCAGTCCGTTTGCCAAATTTCAAAGAGTCAACCAACAAAGTAGAATTTGAGAAAGAAGTGATTCTGCGAAGGGTGGGTTCAAAAACAGAACCAGTGAGCGACAAAGATTTAAGTGATTTTTACCAGCGAGTCAAAGATCGGGATGCTCAAAGAGATGAAGCAGAGAAAAATCAGTTCCTGAGCGCTCCTGGGATCTGCCAAGACCTCGGAAGGAAGCTAACAATGCTAATGACAAGTGGAAAGAAATTCATCGAAACAGAAAAATGGTTCATACTCGTCACCAACAAATTCAAGCCTGATGACCTCTGCAACATTGACTGGCTGCTTAACATGAACATATTCTGCGTGTTTGATTTTGATCCAGACTCAAAGATATCAGGTCTCTGCAGTAAATACCTTCAGCATCATGCTGCCAACATGCATTTTCTGCAGAGCTACAGGATATCTGGCGGCACAACCATCAAGGAATTCACAAGCCACTTGCATCTGTTTGATCAAACTAGTTGGATCTTCTGTAATGGCCGCACTGACTTCAAAGGAAACGAAACTCCGTGTGATGAGATGACTTGGATCAAGACCAAGATGACGCTCCTGCGGGAATCTGTGTCTTTAATCTGTAAACAAATCTTGCCAAAAGGCACATTCCAGGTCATTTTTCTTGTCACGTCACCAGTTGAGAAACCACTCTTGCACACCTTTTATGAGTTTTTCACAGACATGGAAGGCCATGAAGACATCATCTGTATCTGCGAGTCAGAGAAAAACTTCCAGAAATGGCAAAGCTTTGCAGAAGGTTCATGTGGAAAAGAAACTGTCGACAATTCCAGTGTTGTTGGGATGAAAATGAGTCACATTAATGCAACTCTGCAGCATGTACAACCCATGAAAGCATGTGCCAGCAAGCACTTGCCAGTCTTTGTGAAAGGGAAATGTCTGCTTGAGACAAACGAAGAGGAACAGATGTATTCTCTGGAAATCCTGACTGTCAACCACTGTGATGAAACAAGCAAAGACTTCATCGATGAGGAGAAAGCAAACATTGAAAGCCAGTTCCTCCGTGGTGGGGGAGTGACCTGGTTGAACTTCTGGCTTGCTGAGCACAAGTATGTTGGAGAGGTAGTTGAAAGAGATGCCTATCATGAAACATCCAGACTTCTCAAAGATGCTTTGAAAAATTATGCAGATCAGACTCCAGTGAATATTATAAACATCTACCATCACCCAGGAAGTGGTGGGAGCACAGTGGCAAGACAAGTGCTGTGGAACAACAGGGAAGATCTGAGGTGTGCAGTTGTGAAGCCttcacactcagctgctgttgttgctcaACATGCAGTTGAACTAAGACAATATGAAGAAACAGATCCACAGTGGTGTCTTCCTGTGCTGCTTCTCATTGAAGACTCAGACAAAGAATATCTAGATGATCTCAGGAATGAACTAGAGGTTGCCATTAACAGCAAACAAATCCAGTATGGAACTCTGTGTTTCATCTTGTTGAGCTGCAGACGTTCCCATGATCCAGAGACAAGATGCAACGAGTCTCCATTAAAGAATGTGGCTGTCACTCATAAACTGTCTGCTCAAGagaagagaaagtttgcaggAAAACGAAAGGAACTTGAGGAACTCGGATATGAGCCTGAATTCATCCTGACGTTTGTTTTGATGAGTCAAGAATTCTCTGTAGATTACGTCCGACAGTTTGTGAAACATTTGCTCCAAGACATTGACCACCGATCTGTCGTCACTCGCCTCATGCACTACGTGGCCTTGCTGAACACGTATGTTCAAAACTCCTTCATCTCTCAGTCCCACTGTGAAGCTTTGCTGGACTTAACCATTCGGTTGGAGAGGTTTCGCCAGCATACTTTTGAGAAATCACTCAGTGATCAGGCCAAACTAGTCTTCTTACACCTCAGAGATGAGAAGACgcacattaaatcaatcagaatcATCCACCCTCTGGTTGCAAAAGAAATTCTCCAGCAACTTTGTGGAACCCAGCAGACCCAAAGCACTTTGGCGATGAACTTGCTCTGTGAGAATGTGCTTTTCGAGCACAGATTTGGAAGAGATGAGTATCTGACATTCTTGAGACATCTTTTTCTAAGGCGAGCCAGAATCAGCAAAGGGGATGAATATGATagtttcttctctcctctcattGATCATGTGcgtgaaaatgagaaaagccCAGGCACAGCAATAGAGCTACTCAAGGAGGCATTCGAACGTTTCCACAAAGATCCATTCTTTGCACAACAACTTGCTCGTCTTCTTTATACTTACGAAAAGTTTGAAGAGGCAAAACACTGGgcagaaacagcagctaaaCAGCTGCCCAACAACTCCTACATCCTCGACACAAAAGGGCAGGTCTACAGGAAATGGTTCCAGGCCAAATGCAAGGCCATTGACAACATGCCAAAGACACCCCAAAACACAGCTCATGCTGTGGAGACTGCACTGAAAGCCCTGGAGTGTTTTCAAGAATGTGAGAGAGCAGCTGACGCTGATATGGAGAACATGAATAGTTCAGGTTACTTCTCTGAAGTTGAGGTTGGGTGCAGCCTGCTCAAACTGATCTCCTCATTGCAAGTGTTTGCAAACAGAGTCAATGGCCATTCTGAATGCATGAAGTACCTGTTAACTGATTACATTCCTGAGGAAGTTGAAGATGCCTGGCAACCATTTCATGACCGTTTGAAAAAACTTCACAGGACGATGCAAGATGCTTTGGAATGGATCTCAGAGGACCTCAGTTACTGGCAGACAGACAttggtgaagatgaagaagagacaCCTGAAAGACCAGAAGAGAAGATATGCCATCCGCTGACATGGTTGACTAAAAAATCTTCTGAGTACGGGAAGTACTTCAGTGAAGCATATTCTACTGCACTTCTACAACAGGGGAAATCCATCCCAGCCAACCTAACTCCTTTCCAGAAACGCATGATCATCTACCATCTTGGTGGTGGAAACATCATATCCATCCTCTCCAAGCTGACTGACCAAAGTAACGGAGTAGGACTCTTAGAGGGTATCCTTTCTCTCTACCCCAGCAATCCAATAAAAGCCAAATTTGGTCAAAGGGATATCATCAATTACATCGTGTCCCACATCTCTCTATACTGTCTATCACCTCAAACTCCAAAGGTAGCTCCTCTGAAAGATCTGCAGGCACTCTGCTGTCAGTTCCCATCTGATAAAAGGAGATGTTTGCCAAGTGCCCTGTTCTTACTCACTTTGCTCTTCTGGCCAGAAGATTATGACTCAGACcgagaaaaagaaagcaaatatgAAATTGTGCAGTCGGCTGTGGAACACCTGGAAAAAGGTTACTGGACCAAGATGAAAGACATTCCTCAGCGGAAGAGAAGGATTTACACCCATTTTTTCCTGGGAAATGGAACTGGGTTGGATAAATTTGTCCACAAGAGAAAGTTTCAAAGAATCACAAAGGGGTTCTCAGTCTCTGAGAAACGCATGAAGTGGTTTCGGGGTGAAGCTCTGAAGATGCCTGAGATCACTGTGATGCTGAAACGTGTTTCCGGATGGACTGAAGATGGAGTGGTGTACCTGGAAGGCCCTCAGAAGAAGAAGTTCAGTATCCTGCCTATTTACGTACCCTCAGTGCCTCATAGTAATGAAAACATCACCTTTAACGTGGGGTTCACCTTTAGAGGCCCAGTGGCCTGCAACATCATCGTGAATGAGTAG